The segment AAAGCAAAAACTGTGAAACGGGTAATTCATACATCTTCCATGGCCGCAGCTTACCCTCTAAATGAAGACGGTCAATTTAAGGAGGTCCTTGATGAATCCTGCTGGACCCCTGTTGATTATATCAAACACAAAGACGATTTTTCTGGAGTAAGTATTGAAGTTTTTCTTCAATAATAATTGCTAGAATGAATGGCCAATCTATTGATTATTAGATGTTCTGTTCAGATTTATGCATTATCCAAGACTTTAGCAGAGCAAGCAGCTCTGCGATACGGAGAGGAGGAAGAGATTGAAGTGGTAACAGTGGTTTTAGGGATGGTGGGAGGTCCTTCTCTAACCCCCACAATTCCTGGGAGCGTTTCAACAATGTTAGCACCACTCTCAGGTAAATTACCCACATCATTTTAAACACAGAAACTATCGTTTAGCGTTTACCCATCTGCGATTATGGTTTATCCTCTTCATATATATATGATCTGAGAATTGGAACCCCGAAATTTTTCAGGGAACGGACTGCTTTATGAAATCTTAGTTTCGAGTAAATCTATGTTAGGATCGGCGCCGTTGGTCCACGTGGAAGATGTATGCAGTGCCCATATTTATTTGATGGAGCACCCATCCGCAGCGGGTCGATATGTGTGCTGTTCTGATCCCGTGACTGTTGCTGACATGCTCAACTTCTTTCGCAAACGATATCCAGAAATCCCCTTGGCTTTTGGGTAAGTAATTTGATGCACAACACAGGATTTATTTCGCAGTCGGGGGAATCGTTTAATAGGTAACTGATATTTCTTTTGTTATGTGAAAAAGGACTGAAGAGGTAGAAGACGAGTCGAACAAAGTATTTGTACCAATTTCTTCCAAGAAACTGATTGATCTGGGATTCTCGTACAAGTATGATATAGAGGGAATACTTAGTGACACCATCGCATTTGCAAAGCAAATGAAAGTATTGTGAGGGATGTAAGTATATATTCGTGTGTACCCTTAATTGCGTTCATTGGGATAACAGAGGAGTGGTTACTCAGCTTGCTCTAGCTCTTCATGATGGAATTGTATCCCTCTTAGGTGCATCGTACAGAACTGGTATAGTTTTTTTTAGAATAATTTAATTTACTAGCATTAAGATATGAATATGTTAGGGGTAATATACTGGAGCAGTCAAAAGTTGGAAGAATCAAACATTGCTTTTGTTAGGAGTAGTTATTTGGAATACAATTGAAATGGTTTGAAAAAAATATGTATATGAATGGATGCAACTTGTAATTTAAATCCAAAAGGTATACAAAATGTTTCTGTTATACAAAATATTTTTAAGATGTATGAAAACGATTAATTTAGGATATTGATTACATTGAATAGATTTGTTGTTGGCTGTTGTGACATCTTATATACAACTGTCCCAATTCAAGAaagatgcaattttttttatttacttcAAGGATATGTAGATTTGTTCATCCATTAGCTTGTCCCCCAAAATCTTTTTTCTTTTTCGGAGCAAGGTGCTGAACAAATGCTTAACTATAGTAAAAAATAAGTCTATTGTTGGGCAAACTTTATGTGCTATATTCATTAATGTTTGTTGTTTTAATTTTGAGTTGTATAATGTTAGAGGAGATAATTTGTAAGTATTTAATTTATAGTACTAGTATAATTGCAAAATGTGTTAAACGATGTATGAACACAATTACCTAAAGAGGTCAGTTTTATTGAATTCAGTTGTTGCTAGTTGCATAGACGTCTTCTTTCTTGTTTAGTAGACCGTAGTTGATTCATTTGATTGATATGTATGCTTGAGTCTTGATATCATCTCCTTATAGTTGAGTGGGTGGATTTGGTTTGTTTGATGAAGACCTAGCATTTCACATGCTAAaggtttcaaattttgaattgcaaAATACGTAAAGTCAAATATAAAAAAGGCACAAGTATAAAGAGATTTCAACAACTATACAACACAATTCTTAAAATCGAAGACACcaaatttatattatatttgtcTATAATACAATACATATAACTTTATTTAAacctaatatttttttaaaatattgcaaattgatattgtaatataattaaatttgttTATGTTTACATTGCATTGCTATTTATAGTCttatattttacttttatttttattttttaatactcttcattaatatttattatatgcaATATTGCTTACGCTTAAGAATAGCATACAatctaaatataaaatatattgttGCTAGCTTAATATCATGAGTTGAGCCTATAATTTGTGCTTTATCATCTGGATTGCTAGTAGTGGGTTTCTTAAGGGTATTCAAGGCCCCAACAAAAGGCTTCAGATATAGATTTTTAAGCTCAATTTTTTCAAGAAAATGCAAATTGTAAGTGTGAAGTcaaattctacaacctttgccaacatccttccTATGTGCTAAAATGGCAGGTTTGGAATAggatatggacatccatcaaagcataaaggatggaGAAATATtattagatgttgtagttgcaactgccttggtagatgtatacaaaatgtggaaacatcctccctgcctatgccaaaatgggagctttggaaaatCCACATGGCTAACTAACCAATGATTCAAGGAAGGGTTCATTGCGGAGAAGAAAGCGTCTTTCTAAAGCGATACATTTATCTGTCTAAAAAACATGTTTTATTTAAAACAAGGAAAATCGCGTTTTAATTTTCTATATTTTCATTTCACAAGAGTAGTGTATGGATTCCCTAAAAGGAAAATCACTTCATTCAAAATAAAAGTTCATAAAATTCCTTGCTTTACGAATCACTTttgaaaatttattatttaatattatctagAATTCTTGTCCTATACATGGAttcaattttatatgatttttttaaaaaaaatagggtGTCTAGGAAGAAGAGAAGCAACAATAACCAAGCAATTTATCCTAAAAATGTATCATCTATACATGGGTATGTTTAGTTTCTAACATATATAAAATTTAGAGAAAATATATTTACATTAATTATAACATATTACACTTTTTACATTCATTTATTTTATCATTCACAAcaaaaaaatgttggggtttttcTAGTAGCagttgatagaggaagatcagtTATAGATGGTCCGAGATGGTTTGTAGCATTTACAAAATTTGGAGATAATATATTAGCATTAATTTTAACATATTGCACTAATTTCTCTCACTACTTGGGGTTTGACTTTAAGGTATTCTACTTGAGAGATCtaagggtatgtgcaagctaatgagtcacaaattcgcggaagtctgcgCGTTGGAAAATGCGTTCtgcaaaacgggggcccgttaatggttcggcctcccgagccgaaaggtcacggggtgccgaagccaaataaaacgggcccccgttttgtcagaaaacgggcccccgttttgtcagaaaacgggcccccgttttttaaaaacgggcccccgtttacaaacaaaacgggggcccgttttgaaattctatttttaccatttttttggacaatttttcattttcaccgttacagtgagttgacaagaagagatcaaaaacgggcccccatgctgtggtttccacttcaagcctccaccactatcccaggtacacattcagtcatctattttcacatttcataattttcttgtatattttttttttttgtgtgtgtattatttagtttttttaaatagtagcatataaataaattattttttatatttgtaaattcttgattttgatctaaaatatttttgaacagttaaccctaaaccgtaatcaacaaatttagaaaccaaaaccaaacctagataattaacaaaatgaaatcgacacaaacaaaaaaccgaaaatgaaatggaaacaaaaacaaaaacgttcgaaaataaaattgaaataaaaccgcacatatgtacctaaattgttcttaatcctcattaggcaatacaaaagttaccactaaattagtataaccttaaaagtaattaacattactcttcaaattttagatatgaaagtttaggcttaggtttatgccatgtcatggcataaaggtcctattatggtcctattatgtcatgtgatggtataaaaggatcaattatggacacaattttagagcaaagctagataagttactaaaattggagtttggttt is part of the Cryptomeria japonica chromosome 10, Sugi_1.0, whole genome shotgun sequence genome and harbors:
- the LOC131076706 gene encoding putative anthocyanidin reductase, whose protein sequence is MNMDKEEVKRETVCVTGAAGFIGSCLVKNLLQKGYVVHATLRDPENPAKNSHLLSLPGATERLHLFKADLLQHGSFDSAIKGCDSVINLATSTDFQGDVVNNTVDGTMDILRSCKKAKTVKRVIHTSSMAAAYPLNEDGQFKEVLDESCWTPVDYIKHKDDFSGIYALSKTLAEQAALRYGEEEEIEVVTVVLGMVGGPSLTPTIPGSVSTMLAPLSGNGLLYEILVSSKSMLGSAPLVHVEDVCSAHIYLMEHPSAAGRYVCCSDPVTVADMLNFFRKRYPEIPLAFGTEEVEDESNKVFVPISSKKLIDLGFSYKYDIEGILSDTIAFAKQMKVL